The Plectropomus leopardus isolate mb chromosome 1, YSFRI_Pleo_2.0, whole genome shotgun sequence sequence gcataatgcacctttaaacCTTGAAACTAAGTATATTGTTTGGCACTTATCATGAAATTAGCTGTGACTACATGACCAGTAAGAGACCCATTCTGCATAACACAGTTATATTAGAATGTGGAACTGACATCAGTTACTCATGGTTGGGTACAATGTTGTCCAAATGTtgattttaacataaaatgtgaaaataagttCAAAAGTGGAACGTGGAAATGATATATCATCATAAAAACGGAATTATATTAAAAGGTTATTACCAGATATTTAGAGATTTCACAAcaaagtgtcagaaaaaaaacattatttttaagacttttgaaagatgtatttaagatattttgatACCAATTAAGGATAAATCAAATCCTTATAAGGACTTTATAAGGCTCTGTAGGAACCCTGTCTTTGtctgagacaaacacaacactgagtGTAAATGCAGTCAAGTGCTGCCGAGTTGTTCAAAAAGTGTTCTTGAGACCGGTCTCAAGTACTACTACGTACACTGATGTTTACCTTTTCCATGTTGCTGCAGAATAAAAAACTCTTGTGCCATGTACAGTTATGAGCAGTAGTTAGTCAGACTGAGCTCCGCTCAGAGTGGCTCTGTATTATTTGTCCTCCACTGAAATTGTGCAGGGACCCTCCTATGTCCCCCAGGCCTCACTCATAAACACTCCTCTCAGCAGATCTGAATAAAAGCAGGCAGTCACAAAgtgtacatgcacatacacagaaTATACACCTCATCCCAGTGCCTTTCTCACACATATCAATGCTCTGTTGCTCTGAGTATTAACtgtcatctttttgttgttgttgttgttttgggtttttttattattattattatttgcatttgGTTTGCCTCTGcatttttccatctttgctcAAGGGGGAACACTCACCACTgattttcaatttgtttttaacacaGTGCATGATTATTCCCCATGCTGCTGGCCAGCActgctgacagctgtgtgtgggGGGGGATAGAAGCATATGTGTGCATATTTATGCATGCGCACATGTGTTTGCCTCTGGGTGTGAGTGCGtggggactgtgtgtgtgtgtgtgtgtgtgtgtgtgtgtgtgtgtgtgtgtgtgtgtttgtgtctgtgtttgttgttttgtgcacTATCAATATGTGGGAAAGAcagaaatgactgtttttgtccaCTGTCCTCTTGTGGGAACACGATAGAAAAGTGTCTTTTAACACACAGATAACAGCTCGAGCTGACAAAGCTGCTTTCCGTGTGGGGTCTAATCCATAGAGACAAACACTCCCTctcacatacactcacacactcttctGTAATCCTCACTCGTCTACAGTCTTTCATTGTCTGAGCTTCCATTCTCTGAGATGACACTTCAAAGCCGGTGTAACAACACATTGTCTATCTGCCCCTGCAAACTGCTCTAAAGGACTTAAAGTCTTtggtctctgtgtctctccacACGGACAATGCTCAAAGCCTCTAATCTTGCACACTTATGGTGGCCTAATACACTTCATCCTTATGTGAcattgtgatgtgtgtgtgtgtcaatgtgtgtacTGTGGATGTGCGCTCAATGTGCACAAGCAAGGTTGAGCTTCAgagaaaataacagaacagaaaacaaaacttttcaggAAGCCTGGCAGCACCTGACTGGCGAACAGCTCAATCAGTAAATCTACATTACCGTCCAACTCCAAGTCCTTGGAGCTGACAGTTTACCTCCCTGTTGTTGGCTGGTGACATACAGCAGGAGAGCTTTTCACTCTCAGGGTTCTGCAGAAACCATTCAGCCtgtgctcacactgtcctgCATCCAGACATATTCACATAGTGACTAGATTGAGCTGATCAGAAATGTGAAGATTTTGTTATCTGCTGGTCTGAGAAGCACTCAAAGATTCAATTTGCAAAGGTCTTTAACACTATTAGTCATAACTTTTAAAATTGTGGCTGTCAGGAGACTTTAAACATTGTGCATACAGGAggcaattcattttttgtagcATTTCAGTCAGCAACACTGAACCTAAAGCAAACAGTCATTACTGTTAGCTACAGAAGCTCATTGTGTCATGAAGAGcaattttagcaaaaaaaaaagttaaattaattcTTCCTTTTAAAATTGGTTAATCCATCCATCAATTTTCTGCCACTTATATAGCCTAAGGGCCacattaattgattaattataCCAAGAATTATTGTTATAAACAGCTGAGAagtactgaaaaatattttatgctgCCTTCAAATGGGGCATTTATACCATGTTTATAAGAGGAGTCCACATAAAGGCTCTCCTGTTGTGGTATTTATGACCTggtaatatttttgaaagctCAGAGTTCAACTGTTCACTCATATTTTCACAAATGGTGGAGACAAGGGATGTTCATGTTTGGAggatattaatataatatagtgTCATTTTGattcaaataaagtttttctttgtaatttcataatttgtccaaggaaaatattaatattcCCAGTGGCCGCATCTTTTACTCTGTCATTTTGCCTTTGTGTTCCCTGCAGTACGTCACCAGCTCGCTCCATAAATTGTTAACTTCAGTGGCTTCTAGATGCTGATGCTTTGCAGCTGTCTagaaaaattcaaatgtcaTGTATATTGTGTGTGCAACATCACATCTTGTAACCACAGGCACACTCGCTTGAAGGCAGCATTACATAATTGTCAATCAGTTAATGTTTTAAGCTATACGATGCAGGAGTGGTCGGTTACTGTTTGCAGACAGTAACACCAGCGAAAGTGAAAGTCACTTCCCCTCcctatatttttcttttctttttttttgacaccgTGTCTTGTGATTTTCGCAGCTTCTAATTGCATGCATGCTGGTTACAGTTTTTGCTAGTAATATTTAAAGGTCTAAGAAAGTCTTAAGTTTAGTTTGATGATAATGACACCTGGCtatactttattttcatttagctTAATCTCTCTCAGTCTTGTGCTGCCTTTACAGTTTCTACAATTAAATAGAAACATTAGTATAAGCATTCATAGATCTGATTGGCCTTGTTCCCATGTTTCCCGAAGCTTTGCTTCTTGGTAATTGGTTTCTTTTGAGCCTGTAGCTGTGTTTAACCTGGACATTGATTCTATGAGTGTTGACATCAAATGTGAGGTCACTTTCTGCTCCAGTCACAACATCCCCTCTATTTCTGTTGAAACATACACAAGcacatatgcacaaacacacagtgtgctTTCGGTAAGCACTAAAGAGTTTGACTGTGATACACCCCCCGTCACCAGCACTACTGGCCTGGCAGAGAGCTATTGATTGGCCCTGACAGAACCAATTACATTTAGTGACAGATAGAGACATGAAGCTGTCCACAGGGAGGAGGCAACGCCGgcgtgagagagacagaaacagagataGAAAGTCAAATACAAAGGAACATAGAATATAAATATCCATATTTATCTATGAAATCCTTGCTTTTCTTCATTGTCACATCTTtcctttaatgtctttttttcagcttctgtTAGCTCTTTGTTTGAGCTGGGGCTGGGTTTGAATTTATTCAACATTAGGGCCAATGCAATACCTGAGTCTCAATGCGGATACCAAAACAATTCTTTTCTCAATGCCTTATTTGAAGAAATATGTTACCGTGCCCTTTCTTTGTCATTGAACTAAATCCAAAGTTCCCAAATGCAAGTGTTGCCTAAAAACACAAGCAGCTGCAcctcaataaaataaagtctaaATTAGCAAGATGTTGATTTAAATGAGAAACTCCATTTTCATGCACAACCATGTCTTGCTTGTGAGCATTTCTTATAACTTCAGACAAACACTTGGACTGCATGAAATCCCCACAAACTATACCACAAATGCAACAACTtacaacatgcacacacttaaagatgagtcattttaaaattgtttctACTGAATTTCCAGGGTGTATGACTACCAGCGTGTGCCGGCTTCACTCTCTCCTCCGCCTCTGGGACCCAGTCTGGCCAAGCGACCCCGttcctcctcctactcctctGGGCACAGACGCAGTCGAGACAGAACCCACTCCAAAAGCTCCAGAGCCCACTCCACTAGTTCAACCACAGCCAAGTGTGAGTAATATGAATGGACTCAAAGAAGAGGTTGCAATGGATGCTGCAGATTTACTGTTGGtctaaaacagaaaagagaaaattagtTGCATTCAAACCACGGCTGAATGGAAAATCAGAAACACGAAATAAATTCTGCATATGCTGCCCTAGTAGTTCAAAACAACATAGACAATGCCAACATGCACtgttataatataaaatacaccaaaatacTTTGCATGCACTTTTTTTAGGCACTTTCTACACCTCTGCGCCAGCGTTAGTCACGGCCATGTAATGTAGGAGCTATGATTGGTGTTATGCCTCTGTTGGTTGTTATTTGTTTAGGCTGCACTTGTTATTTTGGTTACTTTTACCTCTGGCAGTTGTAATTGGCACATGGGGGGTTACAAACTTACTTAGCCTCTCTGCAGTTTTTCTACTGATAGTAGTTGCAATaggcattatatttttgggttcTCCATCAATTCATATGCGCCTACATCTGTCCTGTTCTCATGAATGCGATATGTCAAGAACGTTtgcagggaatttcttcaaatttggcacgaacCTTCACTGGGCCTCAATGAATAtgttgagggaatttcctcaaatttgggaCAAACATCCACTGAATagactgatcagaatttggtggtcaaaggtcaaggtcgctgtgacAGCACAAAACATGtggtttgctgttgttgttttgtttaatagAAGTATTTGTATTTGATATTCAAAAGATACTTCAAAATAttccacaaaaaacatttctctggcCTTTATTCAATGTCATAAGTGaggaacagaaagagagaccTTGATATAATTTGTacttgcaacttgactggcGCATAAAAGCATACAACCATGAGACAGTAAtaccatttttttaagtttgagaCATTTTGAGAAGCTTATCCTCTTTCTTGCAgggagttagatgagaagattgataacGCCCTCAATATTTGAAAGTGGTATCAAGCTTCTCATgtaactctctgcaagaaagccAGTAAGTGCATTTTCCAATTTATctaactattcctttaaagcttTCCTTAAAGAGATTTTCAGGTTGTTTAAATTCCTAATGTCCTTTTCGTTCTCATTTTGTTCATTCCCGCAGTGGGCATGGAGGAGTTGCAGGTGATTAAAAAGGAGCTGACTCTGATAAAGACACAGATCGATGGGCTGCTTGACAGTCTTGACAGGATGGACACACAGAGGAATGACCACAAAGGTGAGACACTCATTCACAAAGACAGTGGAGGCAGGTAGGTGCGAGATCGAATGATAGATAATCTATTCGCTCATCAAAAACATCTTCAGGCAGACTCTGGTGATATGCCACTTTCAGATTTTTGCTTGATTAGCTCCACCAGTCACAACCCCAATCAAAATGATTCAGGATCAGTGCCGCAGGGGGACACTGGGGGATGGGAACGCACTGACTGCACCACCAGAGCCACTCCTATTTTACCTGACGAATCAATTATTTCCCTTCAgtcaggaatttaaaaaaaaaagttgaatcaaGGCTGATATCAGTTGGAGTGCGGGTGTCTGGATTTATGGCTGTGAGCAAATTATGGAAACATGCTGGACAAACAGTGTGGTTGAAGGAACTGACTGATGAAGCTTCAGAAAACAGACGAGTATCAGGGactgaaaacaacagcagaTCAGTGCGTTTGGAGGgaagagctgctgctgccctcATGTGGACATTTAATCACAATACAGTTATTGCACCTGCCAGCAAGTGCAGCCGCCCCGAGACGGAACAGGACAAAGCCTTATTATCCTTCctgaggaaatgtttttttactggaaTCTTGATTAAACTGATTACAAACTGAAACACAATTTACGTCACTTATTCAATTTAGTCCAtcctcctctgacctctccatCGCTAGcatcttgtaaaaaaaactttaacctTGAATCTAGAAGCATTATTATAACATTGGGCTGAATATACAAATAGACTGTACTAAAAGGAGAATGTGTCCCACAGCTGCAGTTCTAGCTGCACACCTTCAGGAaagtgtgcgtgtgcgtgtgtgtgttctgtctACTTTGAATGACCTTGGGCGATTGATAGCTCTCATCTTCGTATTAATTTATCTCTGGCTCTACTTGATTCCCCTGTCCCTCACTGTGTAGCTCTGCTGTCTCTCACTTCCCTCTCACTATCTCCCCATCTGTCCTTCATCCTGTCACTCCCACTCTTGCTTTCTGCCTGTCATCTACTACAAAGTCAGTGAGGTGCATGCAGACGTTTTTGTCTTTGACCCacagaaaacatgtattttcttaACACTCCTAAAGAAGCAGGACTTCCAGTAAACTCCACACCTAAACTCCATGAGTGTATCTGTTTATTCCTGTTTTGTAGGGTCTCCCCTGAGAGAGGACAGTCCAGCTGGCTCACCATACGCTCTGTCTGCCAGCAGCCCCGAgcactccctctcctccctctctccacccAGCTCCCGCCATCGAATCCACAGGGAGGACACGGACCTGAGGGAGCCTGATGATGACAACCACACAGTAAATACATCTGAAGTTTGTGTGCACTGAGATTCATGGCAAAAGTCAAAATGCTGTACTTTTTGATAATTTGACTTAAAGGTACAGGGTGTAGATTCTATTTGGGCGGATCCTTGTCAATGGAGATTGCACTGCTATGTTTCTACTGTAGCCccgaacaaacaaaacaaaggctgGCTGAACATCGGgccatttgcttttttgtagGCAACTGCAGTAACAACTCTTCCGCAACAAGAGGGTcggaaaaacaatgatttttttaaacatgaaatcgctttattcagtgtgtttAGCATTTGTTTTGCAAAGGGGGacacctctgcagataattcatcTCATTATTAAGAACCCTGAACCAccagatcagaaaaaaaggtgagcacacataagcaggtgctgggctagcagcaTCTCCGACAGAAGAGTGGAgtaacactgatttgtaacttAGCActgcatttttcagtgttttattggtttagatcacttggtttgtttgttttggagagtaaCAGACCTCTGCGGACAATTTGGCtttcagtaaaaacctcctcaacgatgatttttaaattaattctcaccaggagaagtttcatctggatgcaatctgcaatcctcaccattAGATGCCCCTAATTCTTAAACACTGGACCTCCAAGCTATATGTGTGTCAGAGCCCCATTTagtgaataaaaaatgtattaatttagaACAATAATGCACAGGAAAATTCACGcagaaattcaaaaaaatattttttaattaaaattacattattttaagtaaattttgcTTTGGGTTTAAAATTACACAGACGAGATACTCAGATTATGTCCTGTGAGGTGAGTAGGCGTATAGCAGGTAGAGACTCCACTACTGTGAAATCCATTTATACTTGCACCATTAAATTTTGCTTAGTCATCACGAGCTTGCATTTCAATGAAGTGCCTCTTTGTTTCGTCTCTAACTGTCCTATCtttgtctatctgtctgtcacAGATGAGCAATCATAGCTCTGACCCCGAAGAGGAAATATGAGGGAGGAAAATGAGAAGACGTAGAAGACATGGATTAAGTGCCAAACATGGAGGAAGAGAACAACAGACGTCAAGCCAACACTCATATCAGTGGCTCACCTCCCTTCCAACAGGGTGTACATATCAGATAACATAATACATTTAATTGTATCACAGCAGCTTGGTTTCTGTGGCCGTacttttaagtaaatataaatcaCTGAAACACATGACTTAATCACGTCAAGTATATACACATCTGATTGAGAAGAATTTGTCAAACTgaaagaataaaagagagaaaataattataaaggACAACTGGAAGCATGGAGGtgaatttaactttttataatCCGGCCTAAGTAGGCGTACCTATTATATTGTATGACAGGGTTTGCACCAACACTAATATTTCAGTATTAATCCAAATGAGACAATGGGGTTCTCTGATTAAAACACAGTGTAAGCAGCTTACCAATTTATCATGTCCACATTAAAACTTCTTTCTAAAGCAGGCAGTGCGTGCCAGTATCAGACTGCACATACAGTAATAATCTGTGTGTAGTCAGTGGATTCTGCATaatgtttctgctgtttcaCCAGTTTctcccaagaaaaaaaaaaaaccttttatatctttaatGAGATAatgtacaaacaaaacagagccaATAATATTACTGAAGCCTTGACAGTTATTAACCAAGCAAACAGCttatttaaatattgttattttcagaataagggtTTTAATGGAATATTGTGTACATGTACTGTGAAATGAAAATCCCGTCTTTGGATCTCAAACTATGTGACttgtgaaaacaaagaaatctctACACTCTCAAATTCGATCTTGTAAGAGGGCTTTTTGCTGATGCTTGACTTTCTATCCTTATTGTTTACTTCTAATCAGAGTTTTGCTAGTCAAAGTAAATCACAGTAATCCTTGAGAGATTTAAAAGTCACACTGATCATTTAGGAGAGAAACCGGGCGCGTTCTGCTTGTAAGTTTCAGTATGATGCCTCTCTGAGTTTGACTCTGATGCAAATATCTGCTCTCTTCTTTAAATGTATTAGTGGAATGTTACAACTCTCTTCCACCATGTATTTGGCACTGTTAAGACATGAAAGGCCCAGGTCAGTGTGTAATATTGTGTATTATTGTAAACTTTACTGTAATTGTTACACTGTCTGATTTTAATCTTGCTTTAGggattatcatgtttttttgtttgttttgttttttaagaaaacaattcTTATGgtgttacatgtttttgtttgcattctTAAAATAAGCCAAGTGGAAATACTCATTGTCACAGTAGTAAAAGTATTTTCATATTGAGTATAAATACAGCAAATgggagtgtgtttttattctgacagactgagagagacaaagaatgaaagagaaacaaacatttgGGAGACATGCGGAAATAATGTTGAGTATCAATTGATTATCTTTAAGTGATCAATTAGGACATcgtgaaatgtcaaaaagtacTGCTCCAAAACAGTGCGCAACTACTGTAAGTGTATAACTTATACAATAATTGAGTCCATACTGAACATTCAGGGTAAATGTCCCTTTGCTTGCTGAGAGGACCTATCACAAATCTCTTTGAACCCACAACATTTCTTCCTCTTGGTGCATAGGTGGTTTGACCAAAGGACAGTCTGACCCCCAGGCAAAATTCTGCATGTTATCATTCATGCTGTGTGTCTTGCTCTGAgggctgctgtgtgtctgctttAGCATGCTACCATCAACACCGTCCAGACAGACTGCAGCAGTTTCCAACCAGAGCAAGTTGTCCAGTGCTGATGGGACTCCAAATTATTGAGACAACATGGCAGCCCGGTCAAAAACAGAtcaagaaatacattttctttagaCAGTCTTGTGTTTTTAGAAAAGATTTTAGAACAATCTTACCGATACGTAACTCTCTCTTCAACAATACATGCTATCCTGCTGactacaataaaacaaaattagccatattttacaaaaaaaaatccacctgcagctgtttttgtaacatgcCATCTTAGCATGAGAAAGACAAATGAGTGAAAGAGACACGTTAACAAAGTAAATTACTATGATACTAAGGTCACAGTGAGAAAATGGTCACTCCGATAACTAATGGTTGTTTACATATTACCCTTTGCACAAAATTATTCTGGTGTAgcataaaatgaatgcagactGAGTGCAGAGTTTAAGATGTTTATGTGGCTAAATGGTGTggttaatattaaattaaaagtaaaaataggaTGTGATAGAAACTGCACTATCTTGAGCAAGTAGCATTTGCTGATGAAGTCCATGGGTTATGGTAGAAAGCTCTGGGGATAATTTTGTAAATACACCCTCTGTCTGGAGTATTTACCACAGAACAGCCCTTCagttcatgacatttttttatctaagaaaacacaataaatcacTACAGTCTCAGTGTGAGGTTATCCCTGTGCATTAAATGCAGATCATTTTCGTCACGCTACTTAAAACACATGTTGTCTTCAAAAGCGTGCCTGATATCACAGGTCAGTATTTGAATTACAGGAAATGACAGCagtgttttcaaagaaaatatccACTAGATTATCTGTTGGAATTGTcatcatgttttaatttgtttacacAGCTGTGACTTGTTGTCAACATTAAGCTCCATattcataaaatattacattgaGCTCTCAGGTTTGAATTTCATTTAAGTTAGAGATTGGGGAGGTGAGAGGAGGTCTCATATTCATCTCTGGAATTTGAGCAGGAAGTTGTGGGTTTTGTATTCAGGGTTCATTAACCCAGCAGTCTAacaatatcagaaaataaaaagagtttGTAGCTTTTAATTCCAGTAATTGTGCTCATCTGCATGCAATATattcactatttaaaaaaacaaataacacagtGGTGGTGGATGACACCCAGAACCTGCAATACACATAAAATCTCATACATCCTTCTCATTTGGGAGACGCTACTATTGGAGGAGCACAGAGACAGATTACACTCCTTCCAGTTAAATCATCATCCATTCCCACCAAGTTCAAAGTGCTGAAAGCAAAGTATGATAAAAGGGGCTCTTGCACAACCAGTCTTCTGTTGACAAAAAGATAAGCACATGTGTACTTAATGTCATGCTGAATAGGGCAGTGTGCAGAACTGCATGAAGATAATGCCATCTGAAGATGTTTAATAACTGATAAAATTTTTGGGGTTATAACTGCTAGCCCAGTTTGGATTTCATTCATCGGTGCACATGAGTGCGTACAGGGTGCAGCAACTCAAGGGTCATATTCTGCCCGAAGACAAGGTAAGcacaaaacttaaaagaaaattgaGGATTTTAAATCATTCTAAATGTTAATTGACGTAGCAtcatattttgaatatgttgtaacatattttatggCAACAACATGAACTCCAGCTGAAGAGATATTTTGTGTGTGACTAGAGAGGCTTCAACAGGAGCAAGCAATAGTAAGGTcactaaaataaactgaaaaaaaccttTGATTTAATTggaataattaattattttgaaatgtaaaaacattatcAGAAGGGTTTCTTTACGATTTTAATATCAGTATCAAGAACTACCTTGTACTGTAGCAAGTAGAAGTAATTTACCtgttttgcaattattttagGGAGTTATACATGGTAAATCACAACctgcatgtttattttgatatttaccTGCCATGACAACATTGAGACAGCTGctattgttttcaccttgttagtctgtgtgtgtgtgtgtgtgtgtgtgtgtgtgtgtgtgtgtgtgtgtgtgtgtgtgagtgagatcATGGCAAAATGGGGTCCTAGTGACACCACTTGTATTAACAACTATCACAGAAACCATTTTCAATAAAGTGCCGGCTGTCTGTGGAAAAATTTTGTCAACGTGATAATATTGCAATGGTGCAAAATGGAGTCACAGAACTACAGATGTGTAGTTCAGATCGAAACAGAGGTTGAATTAGAAGATGGGCGTTATCTGAGGTAGAGGGGAACAAAGTAGTGAAGTACTGACCACCTGTCATGTCCCTGTCTCATGAAACATTGCAAGTTTGtatctaaaatcacaataaCAGGCGAGTTCGAAGATGGGTGCGGTACAAGTAAGGGTGCCAGAGGTAAGGAAGCTCTGAATCATAGACCTGTACCTCGGCCGGAGTGATCCCATTGCAAAATTTGTCAGTATTTCCAATTTCAATACATGACAAACTTATGAATCTGCATAAAAAAGGAATCTGCATTTTAATCTGTGGTGTTCTGGAGTAGGAGTTTCACTCTACAGTGCCAGATAAGGGTGAGACAATGGTGCAGTGGTTAGCAATGTTGTCTTACAGCAAGAGGTCCCTGGTTCAAACCTGGGTGGTGGGGGGTCTCTTCTGTGTGGAGCATTTTCTCCCTGTGTCCACATGGCTTTCTCTGGTTTCCTCTCAGAGTCCAAACACATACAGGTTAGGC is a genomic window containing:
- the si:dkey-234i14.2 gene encoding RNA-binding Raly-like protein — encoded protein: MTLFSPRYMSMSGELKSSRSRAASKRASNTTYGSEFDLDYDSYHEDYYDRVYDYQRVPASLSPPPLGPSLAKRPRSSSYSSGHRRSRDRTHSKSSRAHSTSSTTAKLGMEELQVIKKELTLIKTQIDGLLDSLDRMDTQRNDHKGSPLREDSPAGSPYALSASSPEHSLSSLSPPSSRHRIHREDTDLREPDDDNHTMSNHSSDPEEEI